Proteins encoded within one genomic window of Methanothrix harundinacea 6Ac:
- the fni gene encoding type 2 isopentenyl-diphosphate Delta-isomerase, which translates to MTTAKRKLDHIRICLDRGVEGGWQPFEDVALVHRALPEIDAAEIDSRCRFLGKELAFPFMITGMTGGHPETKEINVNLALAAQEVGVAMGVGSQRAALENSEVEETFSAVRDAAPTIPIIGNIGAVQLVREGPEVIDRLAEMIEADAVAVHLNFLQESVQPEGETEARGAMAAIRAASDGRVPIIAKETGAGICREDALALLEAGVEVIDVAGMGGTSWSGVEAYRAEERGDGESAVMGRLFWSWGVPTPVSVVECASAGAEVISSGGVRSGIDVAKSIALGARLGGAALPFLRPATEGSSEVVGALRAYERAFRTAMFLTASRDLSALESAPFIVVGRTREILEERGFDSKKLSIYREMSR; encoded by the coding sequence GTGACCACAGCCAAGAGGAAGCTCGACCACATCAGGATCTGCCTCGATAGGGGGGTGGAGGGGGGCTGGCAGCCCTTCGAGGACGTGGCCCTCGTCCACAGGGCCCTCCCGGAGATCGACGCCGCCGAGATTGATTCGAGGTGCAGGTTTCTGGGAAAGGAGCTGGCCTTCCCCTTCATGATCACGGGGATGACGGGCGGGCACCCCGAGACGAAGGAGATCAACGTCAACCTGGCCCTGGCGGCCCAGGAGGTGGGGGTGGCGATGGGGGTCGGATCCCAGAGGGCCGCCCTCGAGAACTCCGAGGTGGAGGAGACCTTCTCGGCGGTGAGGGACGCGGCGCCGACGATCCCGATCATCGGGAACATCGGGGCGGTCCAGCTGGTGAGGGAGGGGCCCGAGGTGATCGATAGGCTCGCGGAGATGATCGAGGCCGATGCCGTGGCCGTCCACCTCAACTTCCTCCAGGAGAGCGTCCAGCCGGAGGGGGAGACCGAGGCCCGAGGGGCGATGGCGGCGATCCGGGCCGCCTCCGACGGGAGGGTCCCCATCATCGCCAAGGAGACGGGGGCGGGGATATGCAGAGAGGACGCCCTGGCCCTCCTGGAGGCGGGGGTCGAGGTCATAGACGTGGCCGGCATGGGCGGGACCAGCTGGTCCGGGGTGGAGGCCTATAGGGCCGAGGAGCGGGGGGATGGCGAGTCCGCGGTGATGGGGCGGCTCTTCTGGAGCTGGGGGGTCCCAACCCCGGTGAGCGTCGTCGAGTGCGCCTCGGCAGGGGCGGAGGTGATCTCCTCCGGAGGGGTCAGGAGCGGGATCGACGTCGCCAAGAGCATAGCTCTGGGGGCGAGGCTCGGGGGGGCCGCCCTCCCCTTCCTCCGGCCGGCGACGGAGGGGTCGTCGGAGGTGGTCGGGGCCCTCCGGGCCTATGAGAGGGCCTTCCGGACCGCCATGTTCCTCACCGCCTCCCGGGACCTCTCGGCCCTGGAATCGGCGCCGTTCATCGTCGTCGGCAGGACGAGGGAGATCCTGGAAGAGAGAGGGTTTGATTCAAAGAAGCTTTCCATTTATAGAGAGATGTCGAGATGA
- a CDS encoding RNase J family beta-CASP ribonuclease, producing MKEIGIVAIGGYEEIGRNMTAIRIGHDIVIMDMGLRLDRVQIHEDTDVERLRPSELISMGAIPNDSVMKDVDGKVKTIACTHGHLDHIGAISKLAHKYKAPIVGTPFTADLIKQEIEAEKLQGTKNEVVTMNAGKKMQVSSDVELEFIRVQHSIVDCVFAAIHTPRGVILYANDFKMDRSPTLGQPPDFARLKKLENEGVLALITETTNAGISGKTPSEQIAKDLVWDVLMGTEETKSGVLLTTFSSHIARIRAIIEAAHEMGRKPVLLGRSMEKYWGTAKRVGYAPKSNDLPVYGRRKSVDKFFKRMMQEGKDKYLPIMTGHQGEPGAVLSRVASGETDYMIESGDKVIFSAGIIPQPLNKSNRHIVETKLKMRGARVYDNVHVSGHACVEDHWELLRMINPEHVIPSHGTFETHGKYLSMAEDTGYELGYTFHIMRNGQELLLP from the coding sequence ATGAAGGAGATTGGAATTGTAGCCATCGGAGGCTACGAAGAGATTGGAAGGAACATGACCGCCATCAGAATCGGTCATGACATAGTGATTATGGACATGGGCCTCCGGCTGGACAGGGTCCAGATCCACGAGGATACGGACGTAGAGCGGCTCCGCCCCTCCGAGCTGATATCCATGGGGGCCATCCCCAACGACAGCGTCATGAAGGACGTGGACGGGAAGGTGAAGACGATAGCCTGCACCCACGGCCACCTAGACCACATCGGAGCGATATCCAAGCTCGCCCACAAGTACAAGGCTCCCATCGTAGGGACCCCTTTCACCGCGGACCTGATAAAGCAGGAGATAGAGGCTGAGAAGCTCCAGGGGACGAAGAACGAGGTGGTGACGATGAACGCCGGCAAGAAGATGCAGGTCTCCTCTGACGTCGAGCTGGAGTTCATCAGGGTCCAGCACAGCATCGTCGACTGCGTCTTCGCCGCCATTCACACCCCCCGGGGCGTGATCCTCTACGCCAACGACTTCAAGATGGACCGAAGCCCCACCCTCGGCCAGCCTCCCGACTTCGCCAGGCTGAAGAAGCTGGAGAACGAGGGGGTTTTGGCCCTGATCACCGAGACGACGAACGCCGGGATATCGGGGAAGACCCCCTCGGAGCAGATAGCAAAAGACCTGGTCTGGGACGTCCTGATGGGGACGGAGGAGACGAAGTCCGGGGTCCTTTTGACGACCTTCTCATCCCACATAGCGAGGATCCGGGCGATCATCGAGGCGGCCCACGAGATGGGGCGAAAGCCGGTGTTGCTGGGCAGATCGATGGAGAAGTACTGGGGGACGGCGAAGAGGGTGGGGTACGCCCCCAAGTCCAACGACCTCCCCGTCTACGGTAGGAGAAAGAGCGTCGACAAGTTCTTCAAGAGGATGATGCAGGAGGGGAAGGATAAGTACCTCCCGATCATGACCGGCCACCAGGGGGAGCCGGGGGCGGTCCTCAGCAGGGTCGCCAGCGGCGAGACCGATTACATGATCGAGTCCGGGGACAAGGTGATATTCAGCGCCGGGATCATACCCCAGCCCCTGAACAAGTCCAACCGGCACATCGTGGAGACGAAGCTGAAGATGAGGGGGGCGAGGGTCTACGACAACGTCCACGTCTCGGGCCACGCCTGCGTCGAGGACCACTGGGAGCTCTTGAGGATGATAAATCCCGAGCACGTCATCCCCAGCCACGGGACCTTCGAGACCCACGGCAAGTACCTCTCCATGGCGGAGGACACCGGCTACGAGCTGGGATACACCTTCCACATCATGAGGAATGGCCAGGAGCTGCTCCTCCCCTGA
- a CDS encoding polyprenyl synthetase family protein, whose translation MILEEELLRRAGMISGAIEELLPVVPPRELYAAGRHLVDAGGKRLRPSMLLMAAEAVGGDLRAVVPAAVSIELVHNFTLIHDDIMDNAETRRGRPAVHVKWDEAGAILAGDTLYSKAFEILTVAEARPEEMVASVKMLAKTCAAICEGQWLDMEFERRDEVTEAEYLEMIEKKTGVLYGAAAWMGARLSGAAEKEADGLERFGRLVGMAFQIQDDVLDLTAPAKVLGKPRGGDLAEGKKTLIMIHAMARGARIEIFGKKNASQEEIEAALDALRGSGSIDYARRKAVGLVEEGKAALAPLPESEAKALLLELADYMISRSY comes from the coding sequence CTGATCCTTGAGGAGGAGCTTTTGAGGCGGGCCGGGATGATCTCCGGGGCGATCGAAGAGCTTCTGCCGGTCGTCCCCCCGAGGGAGCTCTACGCCGCCGGCAGGCACCTGGTCGACGCGGGGGGAAAGAGGCTCCGGCCGAGCATGCTCCTTATGGCCGCGGAGGCTGTAGGCGGCGATCTCCGGGCCGTCGTCCCCGCCGCCGTCTCCATCGAGCTCGTCCACAACTTCACCCTCATCCACGACGACATCATGGACAACGCCGAGACCCGGCGGGGTAGGCCCGCGGTCCACGTCAAGTGGGACGAGGCGGGGGCGATCCTGGCCGGCGATACCCTCTACTCCAAGGCCTTCGAGATTCTGACGGTCGCCGAGGCGAGGCCCGAGGAGATGGTGGCTTCGGTGAAGATGCTCGCCAAGACCTGCGCCGCCATCTGCGAGGGGCAGTGGCTGGACATGGAGTTTGAGAGGCGAGACGAGGTGACCGAGGCCGAGTATCTGGAGATGATCGAGAAGAAGACCGGGGTCCTCTACGGCGCTGCCGCTTGGATGGGGGCCCGCCTCTCCGGGGCGGCTGAGAAGGAGGCCGATGGTCTGGAGAGGTTCGGCCGTCTGGTGGGGATGGCCTTCCAGATCCAAGACGACGTCCTGGATCTGACGGCCCCTGCCAAGGTCCTAGGAAAGCCCCGGGGCGGGGACCTCGCCGAGGGGAAGAAGACCCTGATCATGATCCACGCCATGGCCAGGGGCGCGAGGATCGAGATCTTCGGGAAGAAGAACGCCTCCCAGGAAGAGATCGAGGCGGCTCTCGACGCCCTCCGGGGCAGCGGCTCGATAGATTATGCGAGGAGGAAGGCGGTGGGGCTGGTGGAGGAGGGCAAAGCGGCCCTGGCACCCCTCCCGGAGTCGGAGGCGAAGGCGCTGCTGCTGGAGCTCGCCGACTACATGATAAGCAGAAGTTATTAA
- a CDS encoding TrmB family transcriptional regulator, whose product MNFEIVDGLRKLGLTEYEARSYTALVGLGEATAREVHEMSGVPRTRVYDILKDLTEKGFAEFVQGSPTYYRAIEPERVIERLKVELLEAADRSAYELKNLTLDSPGATPVWCVRNEWGIKNRVRDLMKRADGELLIFCRSPDFLREHRSDLSSELKEGCKLVMIVDRKDKFEDLGLDLREIWGGAAEIYKDIRVDGVNYSLDCMMIADGKESIVITRIGDERLAVVVKLPVVSALQRGVLEHLA is encoded by the coding sequence ATGAACTTTGAAATAGTGGATGGCCTGAGAAAGCTCGGCCTGACGGAGTACGAGGCGAGGAGCTACACCGCCCTGGTGGGGCTCGGTGAGGCGACGGCGAGGGAGGTCCACGAGATGAGCGGGGTCCCGAGGACCAGGGTATATGATATACTAAAAGACCTGACGGAGAAGGGCTTTGCCGAGTTCGTTCAGGGATCGCCGACGTACTACAGGGCCATCGAGCCGGAGAGGGTGATTGAGAGGCTGAAGGTCGAGCTCCTGGAGGCAGCAGACCGATCGGCCTATGAGCTGAAGAACCTCACCCTGGACTCTCCCGGAGCCACCCCCGTCTGGTGCGTTCGGAACGAGTGGGGGATCAAAAACAGGGTCCGAGACCTGATGAAAAGGGCGGATGGAGAGCTCTTGATATTCTGCAGAAGCCCGGATTTCTTGAGGGAGCACAGATCCGATCTCTCATCCGAGCTGAAAGAGGGGTGCAAGCTCGTGATGATAGTCGATAGAAAGGATAAATTCGAGGATCTGGGGTTAGATCTCCGGGAGATATGGGGGGGAGCTGCGGAGATATACAAAGATATTAGGGTGGACGGCGTAAACTACAGCCTCGATTGCATGATGATCGCCGACGGGAAGGAGTCGATCGTGATCACCAGGATAGGAGACGAGAGGCTGGCGGTGGTGGTGAAGCTGCCGGTCGTCTCGGCCCTTCAGAGGGGGGTTTTGGAGCATCTGGCCTGA
- a CDS encoding COG1361 S-layer family protein — MGSPNALEIFPGDFYKVEGSPEVAVSLDREMVYQGEETSLYLTLTNRGRVTSIRVNDPPSTSPEERYAARVELELENARTAAQDVSVSLLVPQTGEEVPLEVKRQVAYAGTLREGQVSSRLEFPIEVYERTPPGDYDLLAVVNYTYQWDVAAKPKSSRPENPDIFYLYESKSETVPLTLRVVRESGAEFRVKEVAPSDLIVGSRDNVVKMTIENVGDDYARDLVARLRPESGIYVSVDESPIPLLRPGETAELVYKLDVSKDAVPEKTYSLKVLFEFSDSRKDDISETENAYLRIEEDGPWGLISGAVLAALAAAGLLIHRRRRGSV; from the coding sequence ATGGGGTCTCCGAACGCCCTCGAGATCTTTCCTGGAGACTTCTACAAGGTGGAGGGGTCTCCCGAGGTCGCCGTCTCATTAGACCGGGAGATGGTCTATCAAGGCGAGGAGACGAGCCTCTACCTGACTCTCACGAACCGGGGGCGGGTCACATCGATCAGAGTGAACGATCCCCCCTCGACCTCCCCCGAAGAGAGGTATGCCGCCAGGGTCGAGCTGGAGCTGGAGAACGCCAGGACCGCGGCCCAAGACGTCTCGGTCAGCCTCTTGGTACCCCAAACCGGGGAGGAGGTTCCCCTGGAGGTGAAGAGGCAGGTCGCCTATGCCGGAACTCTGCGCGAGGGTCAGGTCTCTTCTAGGCTGGAATTTCCGATAGAGGTCTATGAGAGGACGCCCCCCGGAGATTACGACCTTCTGGCCGTCGTCAACTACACCTACCAGTGGGACGTGGCGGCGAAGCCGAAATCGAGCCGGCCAGAGAACCCCGATATATTCTACCTATACGAGAGCAAGAGCGAGACCGTCCCCCTGACCCTCCGGGTGGTGCGGGAGAGCGGCGCGGAGTTCAGGGTTAAGGAGGTCGCCCCATCGGACCTGATCGTCGGATCGAGGGATAACGTAGTCAAGATGACGATCGAGAACGTAGGCGACGACTATGCTCGCGACCTCGTGGCGAGGCTGCGGCCCGAGAGCGGGATCTACGTCAGCGTCGACGAGTCTCCCATCCCCCTCCTCCGGCCCGGCGAGACCGCCGAGCTGGTCTACAAGCTCGACGTCTCCAAGGACGCCGTGCCGGAGAAGACCTACTCGCTCAAGGTCCTCTTCGAGTTCTCCGACTCTCGCAAAGACGACATCTCAGAGACGGAGAACGCCTACCTGCGGATCGAGGAGGACGGACCCTGGGGCCTCATCTCCGGAGCCGTTCTGGCGGCCCTGGCGGCGGCAGGCCTTCTGATCCACCGCCGGCGAAGGGGCTCGGTCTGA
- a CDS encoding ABC transporter ATP-binding protein — MVGEESPAADPSQDYSIVARGLLKSFGRLRVLNDLSVRIPRGTTYCLLGPNGSGKTTFIRAVAGLLRLDGGYLSVLGEPVHTVDRVYPRIGYMTQHKALYPDLTLRENMEFYAGLYGIEGGERDERISELLEMVDLADHIDRITGDLSGGMYQRLSLACTLIHDPDLLLLDEPTVGVDPILREAFWRFFDGLAEGGATILITTHLMDEAERCKTVGYMRGGRMLAEGSPEELKRLAGLRPILRLWVKDPRASASSLAAEGLPVEVVGGVLQVRIEDTRRLKEILERVEPSDLRLVEPSLAAAFLRLSEGGSR, encoded by the coding sequence ATGGTGGGCGAAGAATCTCCGGCCGCCGATCCGTCCCAGGATTACAGCATCGTCGCCCGGGGCCTTTTGAAGAGCTTCGGCAGGCTTAGGGTATTGAACGACCTTTCGGTGAGGATACCCCGGGGGACTACCTACTGCCTTTTGGGACCGAACGGGTCGGGGAAGACGACCTTCATCCGGGCCGTCGCAGGCCTTCTCCGGCTCGACGGGGGGTACCTCTCGGTTCTGGGGGAGCCGGTCCATACCGTCGATAGGGTCTATCCCAGGATCGGGTACATGACCCAGCACAAGGCGCTATACCCGGACCTCACCTTGAGAGAGAATATGGAGTTTTATGCCGGCCTCTACGGGATCGAGGGGGGGGAGAGGGACGAGAGGATATCGGAGCTCCTGGAGATGGTCGACCTCGCGGATCATATCGATAGGATCACGGGAGATCTCAGCGGCGGGATGTATCAGAGGCTATCTCTCGCCTGCACCCTGATCCACGACCCCGATCTCCTCCTCCTCGACGAGCCGACGGTGGGGGTCGACCCGATCCTCCGGGAGGCCTTCTGGCGGTTCTTCGACGGCCTCGCCGAGGGGGGCGCGACGATCCTCATCACCACCCATCTTATGGACGAGGCCGAGAGGTGCAAGACCGTCGGCTACATGAGGGGCGGGCGGATGCTGGCGGAGGGGAGCCCCGAGGAGCTGAAGAGGCTGGCGGGGCTCCGGCCTATCTTGAGGCTCTGGGTGAAGGACCCCCGGGCCTCTGCTTCCAGCCTGGCAGCCGAGGGCCTTCCGGTCGAAGTCGTCGGTGGCGTCCTTCAGGTGAGGATCGAGGATACCCGGAGGCTGAAAGAGATCCTGGAGCGGGTCGAGCCCTCGGACCTCAGGCTCGTCGAGCCCTCCCTCGCCGCCGCCTTTCTGAGGCTTTCTGAGGGGGGGTCGAGATGA
- a CDS encoding ABC transporter permease, translating into MIGPKINSKRVLVVARRVVRQLKRDRRTIGLITFAPVFLMILFGYALSGEMAGINLGVVDLGGQDALREHLASVDDFDLLHLGSESDAERLIVEGRLHGAVVIGEEVRVLLDGSSPQITASIMTEVKNGLLPREGLQNGGRMGVGGELGALNGGWPGGDGILGGVGGPEVVQRYIRGYDLEMMDSVGPAVLGLVVFFFTFITAAISFLRERTQGSLEKFMVSPLSRPEMVAGYLLGFSLFALLQSATTLLVVVLAFGVPMNGNPLTAFGVILLLGAGGLVLGGFLSNFAKTEFQVVQFIPIVILPQVVLSGVWWPLESIPDFIRPISYILPLTYSSDALRAVMLKGAGVSEILVPDLLFLVGFFVIAFGAATLMLKREVG; encoded by the coding sequence ATGATAGGTCCAAAGATCAATTCGAAGCGGGTGCTGGTGGTGGCGCGGCGGGTCGTCCGCCAGCTGAAGCGGGATCGGAGGACGATCGGCCTCATCACCTTCGCCCCCGTATTCCTGATGATCCTCTTCGGCTACGCCCTCTCGGGGGAGATGGCCGGCATAAACCTGGGGGTGGTGGACCTCGGAGGCCAGGACGCCCTGAGGGAGCACCTCGCCTCCGTCGACGACTTCGACCTCCTCCACCTCGGGTCAGAGTCGGACGCCGAGAGGCTGATCGTCGAGGGGAGGCTCCACGGGGCGGTGGTGATCGGGGAGGAGGTCCGGGTCCTGCTGGACGGGTCGAGCCCCCAGATCACAGCTTCGATCATGACCGAGGTGAAGAACGGCCTTCTCCCCCGGGAGGGGCTCCAGAACGGCGGAAGGATGGGGGTTGGAGGAGAGCTGGGAGCTTTAAACGGGGGGTGGCCTGGGGGCGACGGCATCCTCGGAGGGGTCGGAGGCCCAGAGGTCGTCCAGCGCTACATTCGCGGCTACGATCTGGAGATGATGGACTCCGTCGGCCCCGCGGTCCTCGGCCTCGTCGTCTTCTTCTTCACCTTCATCACCGCCGCGATCTCGTTTCTCCGGGAGAGGACTCAGGGGTCCCTGGAGAAGTTCATGGTATCGCCCCTCAGCAGGCCCGAGATGGTGGCCGGCTACCTTTTGGGGTTCAGCCTCTTCGCCCTCCTCCAGTCGGCGACGACCCTCCTCGTCGTCGTCCTCGCCTTCGGCGTTCCCATGAACGGAAACCCCCTGACGGCCTTCGGCGTCATCCTCCTCCTGGGGGCGGGAGGGCTCGTCCTAGGCGGCTTCTTATCGAACTTCGCCAAGACGGAGTTTCAGGTCGTCCAGTTCATACCGATAGTCATCCTCCCCCAGGTCGTCCTTTCAGGGGTCTGGTGGCCCCTCGAATCGATCCCCGACTTCATAAGGCCGATCTCCTACATCCTCCCCCTCACCTACTCCAGCGACGCCCTCCGGGCGGTGATGCTGAAGGGGGCGGGGGTATCAGAGATCCTGGTGCCGGACCTGCTGTTCCTGGTCGGGTTCTTCGTCATCGCCTTCGGGGCGGCGACGCTGATGCTGAAGCGGGAGGTGGGTTAG